TTCAGTTTCTGATTTCAACAATTTGGAACCGAACCAAAGGCAACAACATAACCAACGgtatgatcatttttttaatcttttatcttgaaataaactctaattagtaatttttttcttttaattttgaaaaactcTCACTTATaaggaataaagaaataaaaaaataaagaagaaaaaaatcatcggTTTGGGATCAGTGGGCTGATTGACAGTTTCACCAATGGAATCGACCAATCGAAACTAATCACTCTCTTTAGTTGTAACTGGGAACGTAAAATGACAACCTTAATCATTAAGGTGGTTGGGTGGGAAAACCGTAAACTTCACGCTTAACCATTTCTCGGCCGAAAATTACCTTCCCGCCAATAATATGACGTGGAGACACCTCTGCGCGCCACGTCACCAACAACATCGTGTGGTCTCGGCGGCCGCGCGCCTCCGGAGTACGGGCATTTCCGGTTTTCAGCTCCAATCGCCTCAACcgtgaaaaagagaaaaaaattgcgAAGCGAagaaaagcctttttttttttttttttttcgatttgtctttatagaaaaaaaaaaagtaaatgaggAAAATACCTCGACTAGCTCGTGAGGTCATGCCCTTCTTTGAGAGTGACATGATACTTCATGTCTGTATTTAAAATAATGTGctcttcaaattcttatttaaaaaaacgaaaacatTTTAAGTTTCTATATGAAATaagattcattttaaattttatttgaaaaattgaaaacattaatggatagttgatttttttttaaaatgataggtgatattacaatttttttggtataatttaagataaaatatatttttttaatttttaaaatttttgaagtaAAGTTAGAAGTAAACCTTCCTCCCCAATACTTGTTGTAGGTTTTAATGCGAGGATCGTGCGGACGTGATCACGGTTTCTTCTCCAACATTCCATGTCATTTTTGTCGGACCATTCTCGATGGTTGATATGTAATTTTCCACCTTCATAGCTTGCTAGTGAAATTTCTCCATGCTTATGTAAGGGTCTTCGAAAGCGTAATTATTCCAACCAAATCCTTCCGCTTatgatttctttcttccttAAAGAACTCCCTTCGTCTCAAATTTCGACATGTTAAGGCTCATGTAGTAGCCGTTGCTGTCCAACTATCCGAAAGTCAATGGAAAAACTAGTGcaagttaaaaatttgaatcCGTACGGTTTTAAgaaaattactaatttttttaaatctattatacttttatTGATTTAATCCTAGATTTTTTGACGATTTATCATTATAATATTTCCgataaattttgataaaaaaatactGGCGCGATTCAGTTAGCGTTAGTCAAATGCCATGTAGAGAGCAACCGATCttaatgtagacaatttttaaaaattctttttttttatttcttctttctttttcctattttttatttttcttttatcggtgTCATGTCTCGAGTGATAGCTAGAGAGGGTCCTAGCTAAAGGGTTGTTGCAATAAAGgaccaaaagaaattaaataaataagtaattgaaaacttaaaaattacaaaatcgGTCTACACCGTGCCTCATTAAATGGTCGAGATTCACATTAACcattttcggtcaaaattaactaaattaaatgaattagtaaattataaaaagatttaATACTGAATTGGTTAGTACTAAATTAGCACAGatataataaattcaagattCGGTAATTTTCCTCATGCTTTCTACTATTTtaatagaggaaaaaaaaaacttctcctTAAACTTTACGCTTTGGGAAACACTCATCATTGACAGTTAGTTAACCCttcaaatttaagaatttaaactAGACAACTAATTGTGTCGGTTTTCATTATTTCGAAATCGATAGcacaaaactttttttaaaaaatattgatttaGACAAGTTGTTATGATTTTATAtccttaaagaaaaagaaaaagaaaaagaaaatgctaaatgTTAGTTAACCTCCTCCTTAGGTTAAAAGTTACAGTTAAAAAACGGCTGgcgctactctctctctctctctgcgggGAGTTATTCCTTGGATGCTGGAGAAGGCATCGTCGCCCAAAAACCAGAGCAAGCAGCAGCACACCAAACGCTCTTCTTCCCCCATCTCTGAAtatattctcctcctcctccccctgcCTTCCCCTGCCTCTCCCCCCCACCTCTTCTCTTCTGTTCACTCCATCCTCCACTCGCTTCGCTCTCGGCCCCCGAGCAGAGCAGAGGAGGCCCCGCCGTGCTCCCGGAGATGGACGATGAGTACGCTAAGCTCATCAGGAGAATGAACCCCCCAGGTACCCGAAACCCTTCTTTCTGGGTTCCTCTGTTTTGGGCGGGCTTTTGCGCGCCTGGGGTCCATGGGTTTGGGCAAAGGTCTTTGCCCACTTTTCTTCGGTGGCGGTGGGGAAAAGGGTCGTTGCGATTTTGTTCGTTCCGAACGGTTTTAGGGTTCCTTCTCTGGGTGCTTTGGTGTTTTGTGGGCGTGAGAAGTTCTGGCGGTGTTGCGCTGGTTCCGTTTTCCTTCGGAACTTGAAACAGAAAAAGCCCGTGCCTGTTAAGGGGCTGTTAAGGGGCTGTTGGATTTTCGACTTAATTGTGGTGCTTTGGCTGAGTTGGCACTGGTGAGCGGATGGAAGTTCGCTTCGGGCGATGTTTTTATCTCATGTGGGAGCCATCGGTCGAAAGCCGAGCCAAGATGGCTGTTTGATGTTTGATTTAGTCTTTGGTCGATTTTGATTTGCGATGTGGTTTTGTAAATTAGTACTTATTTCTCGGTCTTAGATGAGCAATTGTTATGGTAAACTGTCGAAGGAGGTCGTGAATTATGCTTGCTGCGTGTTTAACTTTGTACGTCGTCAACCTGACCGCTACGACATCCTACATGTGATTTTACTTCTCCTTGGTTATGTATCTGTTTCATCTAATTGCTGCTCTCGTAATGCAGAGTGGTTATCGACAACAAGTCTTGCGAGGATGCCACAGTGATACAGGTGCagctctttctttcatttttttattttattttttatttttaaatttgggtCTAATTTAAGATGAGAAAGATAAGGTTGGTCAATGTTGGCgtgtttcaaaaaaataatgaacGTTGGGTTTCTGATAGTTTTTTTCTGTTATGATATTCTGAAACTATTCTCTCATTCAaagtttctaatttttaaactttttatctaCATCAGGTTGACAGTATCAACAAACATGGCATTCTCCTAGAAGTAGTCCAAGTGCTCATAGATATGAATCTCACAATTACTAAAGCTTATATATCATCTGATGGAGGATGGTTCATGGATGGTGAGTCTTTATTTGCTACTTGATGGTTTGAAACAAAGTTTAGAGAACTCCACCCAGTTTCTCATTTTTCCCCCCTTCAACGCTTCAGTTTTTAATGTGATTGATTGTGACGGGAAGAAAATCAAGGAGAAAGAAGTCATCGAATATATTAAGAGGGTAAGTTCGCTGTGGACCCAATTCTTTgtgcttcttctccttttgtcCCTCAGCCCCAACCATTCTCCCGGTGAGGTGTAAGAAAATCTCTAGAATGTTTTTGTTGTCCGAAAGGTTATTTATCCTGGTGTCGGTCATGTCATTTCCTCTCTCATGATGTATACTTCCAAATAGTTGAGCAAAGACATGTGGTAAATTCTCTTTATGCTGTAGGAGTCGATTGAAATTAAGTAGATCCGGGTTTGTGATGGATACTTCAGTCGTTGCTCTGTGACTTTCTCTGGATTTTTGTTTGTATCTCTCTCCGTCTTTCTGGCTGATCTACCTTTTTCCATTGTTTGTCTTGGGCTATCAAAGTGATAGATACATTTGAGTTGAATCTGGAAATTTGCCAATTAAAGCATCAGAAATTTGTATGAGCTCATTCATTCTTCTTTTGTcaggaaagaaaattgcaaatgtTATTATGATTGTCATATGTTCCACTGTTTTCTGTCCTGTTGCAAATGCTGGAATACCTTTTTGCTTCCTTAAAGCTTGAATTATTCACATTTATTTGTCATTAGGAGTTCTTATGTATGATAATACATTCAATGGCTTATTATTAACTTTGATATCAAATTCGCAGAGACTTGAAAGCAATGCAAGCATTTCCCCCTCGTTCAGAGAGTCTGTAGGCTTTATGCCCTCTAATGAGCACACCTCAATCGAACTCTCTGGTACGGACCGGCCTGGTCTGTTGTCGGAAGTATGTGCTGTTCTTACGGACCTTCATTGCAATGTAGTAAATGCTGAAATATGGACACACAATGCTAGGGCCGCAGCTGTTGTTCATGTCACTGATGATACAACAGGGCATGCTATCAAAGATCCGAAACGTCTTGCTACAATAAGGGACCTTCTTTGTAATGTTCTTAAAGCAGATGGTGATGTTAACACGGCCAAGATGACACTTTCATCGCCCGGGGTGACTAACAGGGGAGGAGGCTACATCAGATTATGTTTGCAGACAGAGACTATGAAAGGGTTGATAAAGAAGAGATTAGGAGGATGCATGATAACAGCACGAGACCCTTTGTAACAGTGATGGATTGTTATGAGAAAGATTATACCATTGTGACCATGAGGTCTAAAGATCGACCAAAACTACTGTTTGATATCATTTGCACATTGACAGACATGCAGTATGTAGTCTTTCATGGAATGGTCAACACTGGGAGGAAAGAAGCTTATCAGGTAAATTCATACATCCAGGCATTCCcttttccctttgcttttgcttttttggagGAGTATGCAGTGAGTAGGTCTTCGAGTGAGTAAATTGACATTTCTCTCCAAGTTTCCACCTTGTCAGCTATTTGCCCATCGAATGCATCTCTTCTATGTTAACTGAAGCTAAATTCCATATGGTTGAAGGAATTCTACATCCGACATGTTGATGGACTCCTATAGGTTCAAGCTGAACGAGAAAGGATCACACAATGTCTTGAAGCAGCTATTGAAAGGCGGGCATCTGAGGTACTTTCAACTTTTATCGGAAGAAATTTTCGTCTTTTGTTGCTCGGTAGCGATGAACTGAGAAAAAGCCTTCTTGTAGGGTTTGGAACTGGAATTGTGTGCCGAAGACCGGGTTGGACTCCTCGCAGACGTCACTAGGTTATTCCGAGAGAATGGTTTGTGCGTAAAAAGAGCTGAGATTTCAACTAAAGATGGGAAAGCCAAAGACACATTCTACGTATCTGATGTCACCGGTAGCCCTGTGGACCTCAAGATCATCGATTCAATCCGTCGTCAAATTGTACCGTCCGTGTTGCAGGTGAAACACAATTCACTTCTGCTGCCTAAAAACCTCAAGAAACTACAGGCGGTTTCCTTTTGGCAACTTCTTCAGAACAAGGAACTTCCAGAACTTCAAGTTAGTCAGATTGGCCTCGTGAACGGCTCACCACGGGATCCTGTAAGTAGACACACTGTACAGAAGATACAAGCATTTCAACCCCTCAAACATACACGGAAATCACGTCTGCTATAGTACACCTAGGGCCAAGTGATGATGGGGGTATATGGCTCTCTGCTATCAGACTGTAGATAGAAGATTCTCAAGACCACCATCTGTTACTTTAATGATGGTTTCTTTTGTAAATCTTTACTTCCTGTAAGTAGATAGTGTACAGGGTGATGTTACTCTACTGTGTACAGAGCTATTAAAAGCATCGTTAGATCAATGAGATAGACTGTGAATATTATGTATGAGCCCTCATATCTTCAGCTTTACGCATCATCTCatgtttattttttggtcatttcTATTAAGCTGCACTCTTGAGGAATGACATGACATGGGTTTGACATCAACGAGAATTTGTATTCGTATGGGAAAACAAATTGGAACGAACCTCCACCTCCGACACCGCCATCGACCGAACTGCCGCTGTCAGCACCCACGGCTGGATCACCCATTGTCGGAAATAGGCCTGTAACAACCCGACTCGAGTCCTCAACGCCTGACTTCGTCAATGATATTTCGTCAGCTTGATCTCAAGTCCTTGGCTGGCGGACCCTTGCTGCTAGCAGCTTTCTTCCTAAGTATCAGCTTTCTGCTTAGGCACAAAACGGTACTATTTTACTATTGCCACgttagaaaaaattgaaaaaactaaaagaagactaaaaattagaaggaaaaaaagaaaaaaattatgaaaccgaaaatgtaaaatataaaactaaaaatgtgagaagtgcaaaaaaaaaaaaaaaaaaaacttgcgaTTATAAGATCATAGAGTTTGCGAATTTGCATCGGAGACGGCACTCCGTGCCGGGGAGGAGTTAGCAATGCTCACCTACCCTTGGAAATGCAACTGTCCAACCCCTAttgactttaaattttttgattttcattatattaacgAGTGCCACATCGGTGCCACGTATGTAAAGAAAAACGGTAAAAATCAATGTGGCTAATCGAAGGACTGCAATGTCATGCTGGAACAACTTTGTTCCTTCAAAATCGAAGCGCAAGAAGTTTCAAATCTTTAACTCCGGAACCAACTCAAGTTTCATACTCATAGGGTCCGTCATCCTAAAATAGAACAAATCAATCCAATGAGCCAATAGAGTCTGATTCTCATTTTAGCTTAACACAATTTCAATAAGGATAAGAAAAGTTTCCATCACTTCGACGGTTGGTTAAGTGGCGTAGGGTTCACTCCCAAATATCAATTAATTCAAATGGTACTTATGTTTCAAATCGAATGATGTCTTCTTGTCCCTAAGCGCTAATAAAAAGAGACCAGAAAACTTTCTTGAGGACGAGAAAGAAGACTCCGGTTCGTCTGCCTGTCCGTACGCCGATCATCGTATTCTGTCATGAAATCCAACGTCACGGAGGTAGCGACGAGAATAAGCAGAGCTCTCCTCTCGGCCTCCGACCGCACCGCCCCGACGCGCGCGTGGACGGCCTCGCTCGAGCAGACCCTGCACCGCCTCCGCTGCCGCGACTCGCTCGCCGCCCCTCACCTCGTCGCCCGCGTGATCGACCCGTTCCTGATCCCGCACCACTCCCTCGCCCTCGGCTTCTTCGACTGGGCCTCCCAGCAGCCCGGCTTCGCCCACGACCCCCTCGCCTACCGCGCCGTCCTCAAGTCGCTCCCGCTTCCCGGCAGTCCAATGCCGTGGAAGCGCTCCTGAAGCGGGCCAGAGCCCGCAGGATCGGCCTCGATGGTTCCGCCTACGGGCACGTCATCGCTTGTTTTGTCCGGAACAGGAGGACCCACGATGGGTTTTTGGTTTTCAGTGAGGCTGGCTCGTCGGTCGGGGACGTTGGGCCGGACGTGTGTAACTTGCTTTTGGCTGCGCTCGCGTCTGACGGGTATATCGATAATGCGAGGaaggtgtttgatgaaatgacGCGGCGAGGCGTTCGTTTGAGCACTTTGGGATTGGGCGTGTTCTTGTGGAAGTTTTGTGGTAATGGGGAGATTTCCGAGGTTTTGAGCGTGTTAGATGAAGCTAGGAGGGGTAATGCAGGGATTAACGGGTCAGTTATTGCTGTTTTGGTAGTTCATGGTCTTTGTCAAGCTTCGAGGGCATCGGAGGCTCTCTGGGTGTTGGAGGAGctgagaagtaggagctgcaaACCTGATTTTATGGCTTATAGAATTGTTATGGAAGCTTTTCGAGAAATGGGAGATGTAGTGGAGAAAGacagagttttgaagttgaagcgGAAGTTAGGAGTAGCTCCGAGGGCGAATGACTATAGAGAGTTTTTATTTACTCTGATTTCTGAAAGACTAATGAAGGAAGCCACACAGTTGGGTGAGGTCATCGTTAGCGGGACTTTCCCCTGGAGGATGATATCCTTAACGCATTGATTGGAACAATCTCAGCTGATGATCCCCAATCAGCAATCGCCTTCTTTAGGTTCATGATCAAGAAGGGAAAGTTCCCGACACTTTTGACATTGAGCAATTTGTGTAGAAACTTATGCAAGCACAACAAAACTGACGTACTGGTGCAGGTGTATCAAGTCTTGGATTCTGGTGGTTATTTTGCTGATGCGGAGAGTTACAATGTGATGGTCTCATTTTTATGTAAGGCTGGAAGAGTAAGAGAAGCTTATGGAATCCTTCaggtgatgaagaagaaagggtTGGGCCCAGATGTGTTTGGCTATAATTCTGTTCTGGATGCATGTTGTCAGGAAGATCTTATGCGTCCAGCTAAAAGGCTGTGGGATGAGATGTTTTCAAGTGGGTGTTCTGGAGATTTGAGAACATATACTATCTTGATCAAGAAGTTCTCTGAAATAGGGCAAGTTGAAGAGGCAAGGGAGGCTGTTTTACCACATGTTGGAGAAAGGGTTGGAACCGGATTCCTTAATCTACAGATCTCTCATTGAAGGGCTTTGTCAAGAAGCAAACTTTGAAGCTgcctttgatatttttgataaGTGTATTGAACAGGATCCAACTCTTGCCAAGAGTGTCCTCAATGCATTCGTCCTGTGTCTCTGCAGAAAAGGTAAACTTTTGACATGCTCAGTGAATAGTGGATTCTGAGTATTCTTGATCTTATCCAATTGCAGCAACTGATAATATCTTGGTTCTATGTCTTGACACGCTCGATGCAGGTGATTTTGTTACTGCTTCAAAGTTGCTCCAACGTTTCAATTGTGATTTGGACAATTTAGACTCCCATGTCACTTTCCTGAAATATTTAAATGATGCAGACGAGGCTGGACTTGCCCTTGAACACATGAAATGGATTAGGGAAAAATCTTCTCTGATGATGAGACATATTTCATCAGAACTTGTATTCCTACTTTCTTCTGCATCTAAATCGGAACCAATTTTGAACTGGCTTGACAGAGTGCAAGGGAAGGAATTATCTTGCGGTCAATAATCTTTTGCTCCTGAATGTTTTAAGAATGATACTCGAAGTTAGTACTTTTCGGACTTTCTTTAAACCGTGCATGTGGTACTAAAACAATTTCCTAGAGTAGCCAATCTGTGTTACCTTCTAGATGGAATAGCTTTGACAGCAAGCAATTGAGACATTAGTTATATGGTCACTAAATGTGTGTCTGGTAActgttcccgaaaacaatttctaaaacaaTATTtgtttagaaatagtttttttgaTTATGTTTCTTGGATGAGTTTTTGTGCATTTGAAAGTATTTggtaactgtataaaatttatttctaaaatagaaatacgTTCGGTatgacttttaatttttttttgtgacctaaaatttttttaatcttttttaattacatttttccttttcccttttttttttttttcttattcttcttcctcctctctagCTAGTTGTCGGCCTTGAGGGAGCCTCACCCAATCaaggcgagatcgagcctccCCTAACAAAGGTGAGGCTCCAATGAGGTCGCCGGCAATCGgctagtagaagaagaagaagaagaaaagaatattctcggggaaaattccaaataagaacttgaaatgtcctcattttctcaaataagggtttgaagtggactttgttttaaataagagcctaaGGTGCCtatatcaatctcaaagaaGGGCTAGGAGTGGTTACGaccatttcaaataagggcctagcCTCCCGATTGGGAAAAATTTCAGCCGATCAAGGATATTTTCATCCAAATACAATGATTagattataaatttaaaaataaagaaaaagagaaaacacgGGCGAGGTGGTAGCGAAGATCGACGGGTCACCGATGCTTGTGAGAGGCCGATGACCCCGGCCAACCAAAGGCGAAGCTCGCAGGCAAAAGAGGACAAATGATCCTCTCGGATTTGGGAGAGGGTCGCCGCCCTCTCTCGCTACTAGCCTTCGCCTCTAGTTGGTCGTGGGTTGCCGACCCACTCCTAGGCGCTAACGATCCCGCTAACCTTCACCGCCGCCCCATCGTCGATCGGACAATGGCCAACACCCTCCCTTCTatgccttcttttctttctctctcttttttttttttaaaagctttttagtttttttttaaagaaagaaaattttttaaaaataaaaagacaaaatcgCCCTTCGTATTTGGTGAGTTCGGTCCTTTCTTTGAAACTAATATAtacacttcgggtccttatttgaaacaaaatccacttcaagtccttatttgagaaattaaatgtacttcaagctcttatttgaaataatttcacTCCGGACccttaattaagaaaataagggTACTCTAGactcttatttagaatttttccattattcttggaaataaaaaagtaattttttatacttcttaattaaatatatctttggaaacaaaagaataaattgatgataccaaacggatttctattttttatttttattccaagtaaaaaaaacagaaataatcATTATTTGACTAGTGTTGACAATGCTCTACTTGTTTCTCCCATCTAAagttttcaattaatttatctCAAGCAGCATTTTTGATATAGGCAATTGCTTAAGTTATATCGTGTTCATCATGCACTGAGAATGCATAATTAGGAGATGCAAAGCTGTTTTCCTTTCCAACTTCACTCTGCCTccaaaagctaaaaagaaaattcagaatatCCTCAAAGATGCGAAAATCAACTAATTAATAGAAATCACAAGTTAGCTTTTACAAGAGGTAAATTTATAAACTCCTAAAAGTTCGGAGATGCTTACTCTCAAACTCTTTTGTTTATACAGTAgtgatattttttgtttctctcttcatcTTTGGATTCCTATCTAATGATCCAGGACGTAATCCTGGACGTGAAGAATAAAAAGGCCTTTCTTTTTACTTGcttaatttttcaatgttcTTACTTAGGATTTTATCTATTTTACTTAGGATTTTATCTATTGTATATCcttatttattatatgaaataaaaacaaaaacaaaaacaaaggaaaggTTTTCGTCTGTCAAAGAGTAAATTTTCAGCACGACCAAATTCCTACCCAGCAGAGAACAGCGTACGCCATCAGAGCAAAGTGTGTACAGAGAACACGCGTCCattagacaattttcttttgttctctttttggAATGGCAATACACCTACATGTCGAAATTTTAAAATCCAATCAAATCAAAAGGGGTGGCCAAGAGGGATGTCAATTCATTGTCCGTTGAGTTCTAGGGAAGAAGATGCACTTTACACCTTAATCTAGAAGTCAATATCAAATCCGAAGACATATCAAAGTAAGAAACAAGTCTCCCATCATACAGAGCC
This region of Eucalyptus grandis isolate ANBG69807.140 chromosome 8, ASM1654582v1, whole genome shotgun sequence genomic DNA includes:
- the LOC120286855 gene encoding LOW QUALITY PROTEIN: pentatricopeptide repeat-containing protein At5g14080-like (The sequence of the model RefSeq protein was modified relative to this genomic sequence to represent the inferred CDS: inserted 2 bases in 2 codons; deleted 1 base in 1 codon), whose amino-acid sequence is MKSNVTEVATRISRALLSASDRTAPTRAWTASLEQTLHRLRCRDSLAAPHLVARVIDPFLIPHHSLALGFFDWASQQPGFAHDPLAYRAVLKSLPXSRQSNAVEALLKRARARRIGLDGSAYGHVIACFVRNRRTHDGFLVFSEAGSSVGDVGPDVCNLLLAALASDGYIDNARKVFDEMTRRGVRLSTLGLGVFLWKFCGNGEISEVLSVLDEARRGNAGINGSVIAVLVVHGLCQASRASEALWVLEELRSRSCKPDFMAYRIVMEAFREMGDVVEKDRVLKLKRKLGVAPRANDYREFLFTLISERLMKEATQLGEVIVSGXFPLEDDILNALIGTISADDPQSAIAFFRFMIKKGKFPTLLTLSNLCRNLCKHNKTDVLVQVYQVLDSGGYFADAESYNVMVSFLCKAGRVREAYGILQVMKKKGLGPDVFGYNSVLDACCQEDLMRPAKRLWDEMFSSGCSGDLRTYTILIKKFSEIGQVEEARRLFYHMLEKGLEPDSLIYRSLIEGLCQEANFEAAFDIFDKCIEQDPTLAKSVLNAFVLCLCRKGDFVTASKLLQRFNCDLDNLDSHVTFLKYLNDADEAGLALEHMKWIREKSSLMMRHISSELVFLLSSASKSEPILNWLDRVQGKELSCGQ